Sequence from the Nicotiana sylvestris unplaced genomic scaffold, ASM39365v2 Un00027, whole genome shotgun sequence genome:
GCCCACATCGGTTTGGTCGTCAATTTGGATTTTACCAAAATGTCCCCGGTTTCTTGGAGAACGATATCCGTGACACCTCTCTAGATGAAGGAATCAGACTTTGGAGGATTTGCACACTGTATCAATCTATGTCACGTGCAGTTTTTCCCCCAATGGGAGATCCTATGGAGAAGACTTTTTCCACTAATTATATGTCTTGGTGGGAGAAAGCGCATGGGAAGTTTCTCGAGAATAACTTACAAGCTTTGGTAGACAATGTTGGGCTAAATTCTACAACTTCTTTAGGAGGGGAAGATCAAGGTGTTGGAAAGACGCTCCCAAAAGTTAAGAAAACACCAACTCCAATCCCAAAAGTAGTTATGCAACATTAAAAAAAAGGAAGCTTAAATCCTCAAAGGCAGGTTTGAAAGAAGTGGTGTGCACTTCTACAGCTATAGAGAAACACCCTCCAGTTTTTCCATTTAACACGCATGTTCCTCAAGAAACAAGCTAGAGTACCAATGAAGATCAAAATTGGAAAAGGAAACGGCCTAACTCAGTAGAGATCGTAGAGGTTCAAAGTGTTGATAGTCCCTCAAGAATGCATACAGCTTGTAACAAAGAGGTAAAATACAATCACCTCGCCCTCTCCCTTCTTTTtttcatgagtagcttcactatAAATTACTTACTTTCTTTGCCTTTTCTTTATGTAGTTAAACACCATTGGGCATCCTATGGTATCCCCATGCGACAAGCCGCAAGTGAGTGATGAATCTATTGGAGGGCCTATGTGTAAAGTAAAGTCATCTTCAAAGGCATCATCTTTTCCTCATGACGAAAAAGCATTGTTTTCAATTGCAAAAAGGAATTCATCTTAGGACTTCGGGAGGATATTTGCAATAGGATCTCCAAAACTCGTCCGGAATTGTTCTCATCTTATAGGGAGCAAATCATTGAGATTTTTGAGGATATGAAGAAGACGAATATTTTAGATCTTTCTCCATTAGAAGGTTTACTAAATTCTCTTTTTGAACTTGCCGCATTATATGACCAAGAGCGATCCAATATGGCTGATAAGACGAGTGAAGATGAGAAGCTAGAGCTGATTTCCAAAGCTAAAGAGCGTCTCGAATCGTTCAAACTTGAAGCAAGTGAGAAAGTCAAGAAAGTTTCCTCTAGTGAAAAGAAGTTGAAGAGAGTTGTGAAGAAGTTACAAACATTACAACAAGAGAGGGAGAACCTCGAAGGTGTTATAGAAGCGACTCAAAAGGAGGTTGAAGAGATTCAGGAAAAAATTTCAACTGCCGAGACTAAGGTCTCTTCATATGACAACGTAAATTTGTTGACAGTTGATGATTCGTCCAAtttggaggagaagaagaaaaacctGGAGATTAGCTGTCAAGAATTGATCAACTACAAATTTTGTTTAGATTAGGCTGTTAGCATTCTCTCCCCTTTTATCTTTACATTAGGTTGACCTAGTGGATATTTATTTCGTCTTAAATAAGATTGCTTCTCGTTTGCTTTATATTACCCGACATTTATCTTAGTTGCATAATTTTCTGCTTTACGCACTTGTAACGAAAGATTCATATCTTGTCGTGGGAGagtccaaataatgaaccatTTGATTTTTCGAAAATTAGACttcaatatctaaaatatatcCAAAATTCAGAATCGccccaaataatattttgaaactaACTTTAGATTCCACCACGTTGAAAATTTTAGATTTgtgcagtctcaccaaaaaaaaTCATATCTCGGTGTAAAAATATCGAAACTGCAAACcgtttgatttcaagaaaactagacttca
This genomic interval carries:
- the LOC138884659 gene encoding uncharacterized protein, producing MKKTNILDLSPLEGLLNSLFELAALYDQERSNMADKTSEDEKLELISKAKERLESFKLEASEKVKKVSSSEKKLKRVVKKLQTLQQERENLEGVIEATQKEVEEIQEKISTAETKVSSYDNVNLLTVDDSSNLEEKKKNLEISCQELINYKFCLD